The DNA region tatatatacacatatatatatatatatatacatatatatacatatatatatatatatatatgtatatatatacaatatatatatatatatatacatatatatatatacatatacatatatatatatatataaatatatatatatatacatatatatacgtatatatatattatatatatacatatatatatatacatacatatatatatatacatatatatatatatatacatatatatatatacatatatatacatatatatatacatatatatatatatacatatatatatatatatatatacatatatatatatacatatatatatatatacatatatatacatatatatatacatatatatacatatatatatatatctatatatatatatatgtatatatatacatatatatatataaatatatatatatatatatatatacatagatatacatacatatatatatatatatatatataaatatatatatatatatatacatatatatatatatgtgtaataataataataataataataataataataataataatctagaattAGGTTTATCGCAAGGATTTAGGTAtagcaaaatattaaaattatagcaAATATCACATGAATAATCAGCTCCACATTACATTCATTAGTTTCATATTTCAgctatttcattccttaattcaGAAAGTGGATTAAACTTGGGCCCTCATGCACAAACAGACAAAGGTATCACAAGTATTACGATAATTTTTGACatctttattatcctttttttatgtGTAAAATACTTAGAAAGTCAATATTAGTTTACTTATAGATATGAaggattattttattcatatatggaTATCCGCTTACAGATTATGGTTTGGCATTAGCTGCTAACTCCGATTCTACTGCCTCAACATTGATAGATTCTGACACTGGAACGCCAAACTCTGGCTCTGAATCTGGATCTACTGCTGAATCGACAAAATCTGCCACAGAATCGGCAGAGTCTGGAACAGAATCTACAGAAATCCATTTAAGCACAAAAGATTCTGATGCTACTTCATCAGACAACAGCCATTCTATGACTACTGAGCCAGTTGAGGTCACGACTCCTGCCTTGGATAAGAAGGGAATCCTAGAGAAAATCCAAGAGAAACTGGGCGAAATTAGGAAACTACTCGAAAAGCTCAAATCCCTCTTTGCCATAACTACTACAATCTCTAGTGGTCTTTCAACAACGGTAGCTTCAGACGTTACAACAGAAGTCTCTACAGCAGTTCCTGAGACAGTAGCTTCAGAGGGTACACCAGTAACCTCTACTGGAGTTCCTAATACAGTAGCTTCAGAAGTCACAACAGTAATCTCTACAGGAGTTCCATCTACAGTAGCTTCAGAGGTCACAACAGGGATTCCAACTACAGTAGCTTCGGAAGGCACTACAGTAATCACTACAGGAGTTCCAACAACAGTAGCTTCAGAAGGCACTACAGTAATCACTACAGGAGTTCCAACAACAGTAGCTTCAGAAGGCACTACAGTAATCACT from Palaemon carinicauda isolate YSFRI2023 chromosome 35, ASM3689809v2, whole genome shotgun sequence includes:
- the LOC137627510 gene encoding mucin-22-like; amino-acid sequence: MKLLQRHLVLGWSAILILVLTDYGLALAANSDSTASTLIDSDTGTPNSGSESGSTAESTKSATESAESGTESTEIHLSTKDSDATSSDNSHSMTTEPVEVTTPALDKKGILEKIQEKLGEIRKLLEKLKSLFAITTTISSGLSTTVASDVTTEVSTAVPETVASEGTPVTSTGVPNTVASEVTTVISTGVPSTVASEVTTGIPTTVASEGTTVITTGVPTTVASEGTTVITTGVPTTVASEGTTVITTGVPTTVASESTTVASEVVPNDGATDNEGQDPGQKSKSQKAEEIDDICTSTANEACSTLKTAIAGVETFTSSFDPTGDVSMSHLTEITQTKNNLNDAVAMVAKDPSGVNPEALNTKVASVEKSIATVETKIKDEIQILDDSGTNNTLAIVLGTLGGLLAVAIVATVVIKMKKKKKKKKEASKKTINEDA